From one Nitrospira sp. MA-1 genomic stretch:
- the uvrA gene encoding excinuclease ABC subunit UvrA: MPKKKSVSNSTPPHTDLIIEGARQNNLKNISLRIPHNAVTVITGVSGSGKSSLAFDTLFAEGQWRYVESLSSYTRMFLDRVKRPDVDRLTNIRPSIALEQKNPIRTSRSTVGTTSEISDYLRLLFSKIGRLTCPDCKVEAIAHHPTTVAQDLLNRFPKERALICFPKPAPHPDALEFMKTALLKQGFIRIVINKQLINLNTDILPTSLPSELLVVVDRLTLDQESRSRLVEALESAFRESEGRASVIIRDNETLGYSANLSCPGCGRTFPTPRPVSFSFNHPLGACPECKGFGNILRYDEQLLIPDPEKSLQDGAIEPWTKPSNVWWQKEMLKAFKKKNLDSTTPYNQLTEAERDLIWKGEGKLEGIDDFFTYLEGKRYKMHVRVFLSRYRSPSPCTTCQGTRLRPESLMVKINECHIHGVCGWPLSDLQRWLQTLPLRKFEEAIAKDLLNALQSKLSFLLRVGLDYLTLNREMRTLSGGEAQRIHLATQLGSQLMGTQYVLDEPTIGLHPRDTEAMGMILRELAERGNTVIVVEHDPQIIQQADYIVELGPHSGNQGGEVICAAPYHTFLKHPQSLTAQYLRGERTIPLPSKRRSGNGKALQFTGVNEQNLKNLTVNIPLGTLVCVTGPSGSGKSTLVEATIYAALARFFKVDTPSPPDLASMTGPEHLRTVCLIDQEPIGKTPRSNPITYIKAYDEIRALFAQSPEARAHRLTPAHFSFNTGKGRCARCQGNGYEKLEMYFLADLYVPCADCEGKRFKEKILQVRVKEHSIHDVLNLTVDQAVVFFAISCPKVLKGLRVLQQLGLGYLTLGQPATTLSGGETQRLKIARELTNAPKRSGAHSDHKGALYILDEPTRGLHLEDITRLLTVLNQLVEEGNTVLVVEHHLDVIKCADWVIDLGPGGGDSGGHIVVQGTPEDIANSPDSITGQYLKTLLALER; encoded by the coding sequence ATGCCCAAAAAAAAGTCCGTTTCCAACTCCACGCCTCCTCACACCGACCTGATCATTGAAGGCGCGCGGCAAAATAACCTCAAAAACATTTCTCTCCGTATTCCACACAACGCCGTCACCGTCATCACTGGTGTGTCCGGATCCGGGAAATCATCTTTGGCCTTCGACACACTGTTTGCGGAAGGCCAATGGCGTTATGTGGAATCGCTCTCGTCCTATACGCGCATGTTCCTGGACCGCGTCAAACGGCCTGATGTGGACCGACTCACCAATATCCGTCCCTCAATTGCCTTGGAACAAAAAAATCCGATTCGAACCTCACGCTCCACCGTCGGCACGACCAGTGAAATTTCCGATTATCTCCGGTTGCTGTTTTCCAAAATCGGACGCCTGACCTGTCCCGACTGCAAGGTGGAAGCCATCGCCCACCACCCCACTACGGTCGCTCAAGACTTACTGAATCGTTTTCCCAAGGAACGCGCCCTCATCTGTTTTCCCAAACCTGCGCCCCATCCTGATGCCCTGGAGTTCATGAAAACGGCACTTCTCAAGCAAGGCTTTATTCGTATCGTCATCAACAAGCAACTGATCAACCTCAACACGGATATTCTTCCCACATCTCTGCCATCCGAACTATTAGTCGTCGTGGATCGCCTGACGTTAGATCAGGAATCCCGCAGCCGGTTGGTCGAAGCCTTGGAATCAGCGTTTCGCGAGAGTGAAGGCCGCGCCAGCGTCATCATCCGGGATAATGAAACTTTAGGCTATAGCGCCAATCTGTCATGCCCGGGGTGCGGCAGGACGTTTCCCACCCCACGACCCGTATCCTTTTCGTTCAATCATCCACTTGGAGCCTGTCCTGAATGCAAGGGGTTTGGCAACATCTTGCGCTACGACGAACAGCTGCTGATTCCCGATCCCGAAAAATCCCTACAGGACGGCGCGATCGAACCATGGACGAAACCATCCAATGTCTGGTGGCAGAAAGAAATGCTCAAAGCCTTCAAGAAGAAAAACCTCGACTCGACCACACCCTACAACCAGCTCACGGAAGCGGAAAGGGACCTGATCTGGAAGGGAGAAGGAAAGCTCGAGGGCATCGATGATTTTTTTACATATCTAGAAGGCAAACGCTACAAGATGCATGTCCGGGTCTTCCTAAGCCGGTATCGCAGTCCCTCGCCTTGCACAACCTGCCAGGGAACCCGCTTACGGCCGGAATCCCTCATGGTCAAAATCAATGAATGCCACATTCATGGGGTCTGCGGATGGCCACTCTCGGATCTTCAACGATGGCTTCAGACCCTGCCGCTGAGAAAATTTGAGGAGGCGATCGCCAAGGATCTGTTGAATGCCTTGCAATCGAAACTATCATTTCTCCTGCGCGTGGGTTTGGACTATCTCACACTCAACCGCGAAATGCGGACGTTATCCGGAGGCGAAGCTCAGCGTATTCATCTGGCGACACAATTGGGCAGTCAGCTCATGGGCACACAATATGTCCTGGATGAACCGACGATCGGCCTCCATCCACGCGACACCGAGGCCATGGGCATGATTTTGCGAGAGTTGGCGGAGCGGGGAAACACCGTCATTGTGGTGGAACATGATCCGCAGATCATTCAACAGGCCGATTACATCGTCGAACTGGGACCTCACTCAGGCAATCAAGGCGGAGAGGTCATCTGCGCGGCCCCCTATCATACCTTTCTCAAGCATCCCCAATCGCTCACCGCACAATATTTGCGTGGGGAACGAACCATTCCCTTACCTTCCAAGCGTCGATCAGGAAATGGAAAAGCTCTTCAGTTCACAGGAGTGAACGAACAAAATCTCAAAAACCTCACCGTCAACATTCCCCTCGGCACGCTGGTCTGTGTCACGGGTCCCTCCGGATCGGGGAAAAGCACCCTGGTGGAAGCCACCATCTATGCAGCCCTTGCGCGTTTTTTTAAGGTGGACACTCCTTCGCCACCCGATCTAGCAAGTATGACGGGGCCGGAACATCTCCGAACCGTCTGCCTCATTGACCAGGAACCCATCGGCAAAACCCCGCGTTCTAATCCCATCACCTACATTAAAGCCTATGATGAAATCCGGGCTTTATTCGCGCAGTCACCTGAAGCACGGGCGCACAGGCTCACCCCCGCGCATTTCTCATTTAACACCGGCAAGGGCCGATGCGCTCGTTGCCAGGGCAATGGGTATGAAAAACTGGAAATGTATTTCCTGGCAGATCTCTACGTGCCCTGCGCAGACTGTGAAGGGAAACGATTCAAGGAAAAGATTCTACAGGTCCGAGTCAAAGAGCATTCCATTCACGACGTGCTCAATCTCACCGTCGATCAGGCAGTAGTATTCTTCGCCATTTCCTGTCCCAAGGTCCTCAAAGGATTGCGCGTGCTTCAACAGCTTGGGCTCGGTTATCTCACATTGGGGCAACCAGCCACGACACTATCCGGTGGCGAAACCCAACGCCTTAAAATTGCCAGAGAATTGACCAACGCCCCAAAACGATCAGGCGCCCACTCAGACCATAAAGGGGCCCTCTATATCCTGGACGAACCCACCCGGGGACTGCATTTGGAAGATATCACGCGTCTGTTAACGGTGTTGAATCAACTGGTGGAGGAAGGGAATACAGTCCTGGTAGTCGAACATCATCTGGACGTCATCAAATGCGCGGATTGGGTCATCGACCTCGGCCCCGGCGGAGGCGATTCCGGTGGCCACATCGTCGTCCAAGGAACCCCGGAAGACATCGCCAATAGCCCGGACTCCATCACCGGACAATATCTGAAAACTCTTCTTGCTCTCGAACGATAA
- the crcB gene encoding fluoride efflux transporter CrcB — translation MTNRHTPTMIPYGLPQLLWVGLGGFLGSIGRFVVAGFFNRLIPTLAFPIGTLAVNILGCFLIGLLHGVAESRNILGTDTRIFLFIGVLGGFTTFSTFGFESLALLKDGAMLKASANIIIHVFVGLAAVWLGDTLGRL, via the coding sequence TTGACTAACCGGCACACGCCAACCATGATTCCTTACGGATTACCGCAACTTCTCTGGGTAGGTCTGGGTGGGTTCTTAGGTTCGATAGGCCGATTTGTAGTCGCCGGCTTCTTTAACCGCCTGATCCCGACTCTGGCCTTCCCCATTGGCACGTTGGCCGTAAACATACTCGGCTGTTTCCTGATCGGGTTACTCCATGGAGTGGCCGAGTCCAGGAATATCCTGGGAACGGACACCAGAATTTTTCTGTTTATTGGCGTTCTGGGGGGATTCACGACCTTCTCGACCTTCGGGTTCGAATCCCTGGCACTCCTGAAAGACGGGGCCATGCTCAAAGCCTCTGCCAATATCATCATCCATGTCTTCGTGGGTCTAGCCGCTGTCTGGCTAGGTGATACATTAGGCCGTCTATGA
- a CDS encoding ATP-binding protein, with protein MSDFEKLGVFYLGRPYDHATKSAKPGLLLYDSKDLVTHAVCVGMTGSGKTGLCIGLLEEAAIDNIPAIIIDPKGDIANLLLTFPDLHGSDFLPWINPDDAKKKEITPEAFADKEADKWKAGLESWGQDGARIAKLREAADFLVYTPGSTAGLPVSILQSFSVPSPKILEDAELLGDRVGTTATSLLNLVGLDADPLQSPEHILLANILKTSWEADQDLTISSLIQQIQTPPFSKLGVMDLESVFSSKDRFALAMRFNNLLGAPGFSAWLEGQPMDIDQILHSPTGKPRIAIFSIAHLNDTERMFFVSLLLTQMVSWMRSQSGTTSLRALLYMDEVFGFFPPIKNPPSKAPMLTMLKQARAFGLGVVLATQNPVDLDYKGLGNTGTWFIGRLQTERDMARVLDGLEGAATNSAGNFNRQKMEQIISGLGNRVFLMNNVHDDGPEVFETRWALSYLRGPLTRTQIKTLMDPVKAALSSTTSSDSTKSLTAPSQSFAGTPSKVGATHPPVLPPDIRQHFVPVRGASPASASLIYHPRLYGAATVHYQDTKTQLDEVREVQALASMIAGPIPVQWDQAESVDIPPTDLNTHPADGAQFEDLPGAASQAKSYKGWEKDFEDWVYRTQTLDLFRNASLGVTSDPHESERDFRLRLQQLVRERRDEETETLRKKYAGKMSTLEDRIRRAEQAVQRESEQAKQQKLQTVISIGATLLSVFMGRKTVSRSSMGQATSAVRGMSRTMKEGKDVDRAEENVDALQQQLAALDTELQQEIQSLTTQWDVQTIPLETLTVRPKKTNISTQLVSLAWVPYWAETSGQQTPAWL; from the coding sequence ATGTCTGATTTTGAAAAGCTCGGGGTGTTTTATTTAGGGAGGCCATACGACCACGCCACCAAATCAGCCAAACCCGGCCTCCTCCTCTATGACTCTAAAGACTTGGTGACCCATGCCGTCTGCGTGGGGATGACGGGGAGCGGGAAAACCGGGCTCTGCATCGGCTTATTGGAAGAGGCGGCAATCGACAATATTCCCGCCATCATCATTGACCCCAAGGGCGATATCGCCAACCTCTTACTAACCTTTCCGGATCTGCACGGCAGTGATTTTCTTCCCTGGATTAATCCTGATGATGCCAAGAAAAAAGAAATCACGCCGGAAGCCTTCGCCGACAAGGAAGCGGACAAATGGAAAGCGGGCTTGGAGTCCTGGGGCCAAGATGGAGCCAGAATCGCGAAACTCCGGGAAGCCGCGGACTTTTTAGTCTATACCCCTGGCAGCACGGCCGGGCTTCCTGTTTCCATTCTGCAATCGTTTTCAGTGCCTTCTCCCAAAATCCTTGAAGACGCAGAACTCTTAGGGGACCGGGTGGGCACCACCGCGACCAGCTTACTCAACCTCGTTGGTCTGGACGCCGACCCCCTGCAAAGCCCCGAACATATTCTGCTGGCCAATATCTTAAAAACCTCATGGGAAGCCGACCAGGACCTGACGATTTCCTCGCTCATCCAACAGATTCAAACCCCGCCGTTTTCCAAATTGGGAGTGATGGACTTGGAATCAGTTTTCTCTTCGAAGGATCGCTTTGCATTGGCCATGCGTTTTAATAATTTATTGGGAGCGCCAGGGTTCTCCGCATGGCTGGAGGGCCAGCCGATGGATATCGATCAGATTTTGCATTCGCCAACCGGCAAACCCCGCATCGCCATTTTTTCCATCGCGCATCTGAATGACACGGAGCGCATGTTTTTTGTGAGCCTACTCCTCACTCAAATGGTCAGTTGGATGCGAAGCCAATCCGGCACCACCAGTCTGCGCGCGCTGCTCTATATGGATGAAGTCTTTGGCTTCTTTCCTCCCATCAAAAATCCGCCATCCAAAGCCCCCATGCTCACCATGCTGAAACAAGCTCGAGCCTTTGGCCTGGGGGTCGTCCTTGCGACTCAAAATCCGGTTGACCTGGATTACAAAGGATTGGGCAATACGGGCACGTGGTTTATCGGGCGGCTGCAGACCGAACGGGATATGGCGCGCGTGCTGGATGGATTAGAGGGAGCTGCTACCAATAGTGCAGGAAACTTCAATCGTCAGAAGATGGAGCAGATCATCTCCGGCCTCGGAAACCGGGTGTTTCTCATGAACAACGTCCATGACGACGGACCGGAAGTTTTTGAGACCCGCTGGGCGTTGTCCTATCTTCGGGGACCGTTAACCCGGACGCAGATCAAAACCTTGATGGATCCGGTAAAAGCTGCACTTTCTTCTACAACCTCATCCGATTCCACAAAAAGCCTAACGGCCCCTTCTCAATCTTTTGCCGGAACACCTTCCAAGGTCGGCGCCACACATCCACCTGTTCTTCCCCCGGACATCCGCCAACATTTTGTGCCCGTTCGGGGAGCCAGCCCCGCAAGCGCTTCACTCATCTATCACCCACGGCTATATGGTGCCGCAACGGTCCATTACCAGGATACCAAAACACAATTGGATGAAGTCCGTGAGGTCCAGGCTCTTGCGTCCATGATTGCCGGTCCGATCCCGGTCCAGTGGGATCAAGCGGAATCGGTCGATATTCCACCCACTGATTTAAATACCCATCCTGCTGACGGAGCACAGTTCGAGGATCTGCCGGGGGCCGCCAGCCAGGCGAAATCCTATAAGGGCTGGGAAAAGGATTTCGAGGATTGGGTCTACCGGACACAAACCTTGGACCTATTCCGGAATGCCTCGTTAGGAGTGACATCCGACCCACATGAATCGGAACGTGATTTCCGCCTTCGATTACAACAGCTCGTCCGCGAACGTCGGGATGAAGAGACCGAGACCCTCAGGAAAAAATATGCCGGGAAAATGTCGACTCTTGAAGATCGTATCCGGCGGGCGGAGCAGGCCGTCCAAAGGGAATCCGAGCAAGCCAAACAACAAAAACTCCAAACAGTGATTTCAATAGGCGCGACCCTCCTGTCTGTTTTCATGGGCCGAAAAACCGTCAGCCGATCCTCGATGGGCCAGGCCACCTCCGCCGTTCGAGGCATGAGCCGAACCATGAAAGAAGGCAAGGATGTGGATCGTGCCGAGGAAAACGTGGACGCCCTTCAACAACAATTGGCAGCTTTGGATACGGAGTTACAACAAGAGATTCAATCACTCACCACTCAGTGGGATGTCCAAACCATTCCCCTGGAGACTCTCACTGTGCGCCCCAAAAAGACCAACATTTCGACGCAATTGGTGTCTTTGGCATGGGTCCCCTATTGGGCAGAAACCAGCGGCCAACAGACTCCAGCGTGGCTTTGA
- a CDS encoding addiction module protein, translating into MPINLPLKEMTLQEKLAVMELLWEDLVRTPDSIESPPWHRDVLEERGQRIAEGKSQFTDWEKAKLEIRNKLS; encoded by the coding sequence ATGCCAATTAACCTACCTCTGAAAGAAATGACCCTCCAGGAAAAGCTTGCGGTCATGGAGTTGCTTTGGGAGGACCTTGTCCGTACTCCCGATTCGATTGAATCTCCTCCCTGGCACCGTGATGTTCTCGAAGAACGTGGCCAGCGAATCGCCGAGGGAAAATCTCAATTTACAGATTGGGAGAAGGCCAAGCTCGAGATTCGCAATAAACTCTCGTGA
- a CDS encoding ROK family protein has product MTPKQENSKGPHSPITLAIDIGGSGIKGLLLDQSGQPLSERVRMVTPKPATPQAIVPLIVEIAQTLGQFDRVSVGFPGVIHQGWVKTAPNLDVSWPGTYLVGELEQQLKRPVRAANDADVQGYGAIKGQGVEMVITLGTGFGTALFINGHLVPNMEIAHHPFRKQETYEVQLGAPALNNVGKKRWNLRLAKAIEILDRVINFDHLYIGGGNAKKVTIPLPSHATIVPNTAGLLGGIALWADPNVVLPPTTKKPGKGTTRKQAPRKKSSNTRQKKRK; this is encoded by the coding sequence ATGACTCCCAAACAAGAAAATTCAAAGGGCCCCCACTCACCCATCACCCTCGCCATTGATATTGGCGGATCCGGAATCAAAGGCCTCCTGCTCGATCAGTCCGGTCAACCTCTTTCTGAACGGGTACGAATGGTCACACCGAAACCCGCAACACCACAGGCCATTGTCCCGCTTATTGTGGAAATTGCCCAAACACTCGGGCAATTTGATCGCGTATCAGTCGGCTTTCCCGGCGTAATTCATCAGGGGTGGGTGAAAACAGCGCCAAACCTGGATGTATCCTGGCCCGGAACCTATCTCGTTGGCGAACTGGAACAACAGCTCAAAAGGCCGGTTCGGGCAGCAAATGATGCGGATGTGCAGGGTTATGGCGCGATCAAAGGCCAAGGGGTTGAAATGGTCATTACCCTGGGAACCGGATTTGGCACCGCGCTATTCATTAATGGGCACCTCGTGCCTAATATGGAAATTGCTCACCACCCCTTTCGAAAACAAGAGACCTACGAAGTACAATTGGGTGCCCCTGCACTCAACAATGTGGGGAAAAAGCGATGGAATCTCCGTCTGGCCAAAGCCATTGAGATATTAGATCGAGTGATTAATTTCGACCATCTCTATATAGGCGGGGGCAATGCAAAAAAGGTCACCATCCCACTGCCATCTCATGCCACAATCGTCCCAAATACAGCAGGTCTTCTTGGGGGAATCGCGCTCTGGGCCGATCCCAATGTGGTCCTTCCACCGACAACCAAGAAGCCTGGCAAAGGGACCACACGAAAACAGGCTCCTCGAAAAAAGTCATCAAACACTCGACAGAAAAAAAGGAAATGA
- a CDS encoding DUF6335 family protein codes for MAKEKNTNPSRRDADTMIRRYIEDQDFAEESIHEEFIETGAQHESEVVLTRGNSRQKQARRFAGDLDATLDAGSSGDETVGGSNPTPDQDTVDELGEAVGLTFENSEELAGEKVYERDTHRWELDPASSEDYTERIKRYR; via the coding sequence ATGGCCAAGGAGAAAAATACGAACCCATCACGGCGGGATGCGGATACCATGATCCGACGATATATTGAAGATCAGGATTTTGCTGAAGAGTCTATACATGAGGAATTTATCGAGACAGGGGCTCAGCATGAATCGGAGGTAGTCCTAACTCGTGGAAACAGCCGACAAAAACAGGCCAGACGTTTCGCTGGAGATCTTGACGCAACCCTAGATGCGGGTAGTTCCGGCGATGAAACCGTAGGGGGCTCCAATCCTACTCCGGATCAAGATACCGTGGATGAGTTGGGCGAGGCGGTGGGTCTTACCTTTGAAAATTCTGAGGAACTTGCAGGAGAGAAAGTGTATGAACGGGATACCCACCGATGGGAACTCGACCCTGCATCCTCTGAAGATTATACGGAACGCATCAAAAGATATCGCTAA
- a CDS encoding Slp family lipoprotein, producing the protein MKKSPFSSILFLSLIFTGCSQYQVIPESLENQVNHTLDFKQIRENPDNHQGELMVVGGEVLSVNRKQDATRIEVLQLPLNEDYTPANQRTKTQGRFIALSKGKDPLDPAVLEEGRAISIVGEIIGRETIQVGEDSQEVPIFGIKDLTIWDEALYGGRGYSGFRWGRGYPTDFYSGYRPLAYSYY; encoded by the coding sequence ATGAAAAAGTCACCCTTCTCATCCATACTGTTTCTTTCGCTTATATTTACTGGATGCTCTCAGTACCAGGTAATCCCCGAGAGCTTGGAAAACCAAGTCAACCATACCTTGGACTTTAAGCAGATACGAGAGAACCCTGATAATCATCAAGGAGAGTTAATGGTTGTCGGAGGAGAAGTGCTTTCGGTCAATCGGAAGCAGGATGCGACCAGAATTGAAGTTCTTCAGCTCCCACTGAACGAGGATTATACTCCAGCGAATCAACGCACCAAAACTCAGGGTCGATTCATCGCATTATCGAAGGGAAAGGATCCATTAGATCCTGCTGTGCTTGAAGAAGGAAGAGCCATATCCATTGTCGGTGAGATTATAGGCCGTGAAACCATCCAAGTTGGTGAAGATTCACAAGAGGTTCCCATTTTTGGCATTAAGGATTTGACCATATGGGACGAGGCACTTTATGGGGGTCGCGGATATTCCGGATTTCGTTGGGGCCGGGGTTATCCAACTGATTTTTATAGCGGATATCGTCCGCTCGCATATTCCTATTACTGA
- a CDS encoding nucleoside deaminase produces MKLVVKLAQLNIQYGTGGPFGAGVFRMDTQELVAPGVNLVLSSKSSIAHAEIVAMMMAQQIVRSHNLGAIGLPSHELVTSCEPCSMCLGAISWSGVRHIVCGARGSDAEAVGFDEGPKPANWMMELEQRGIAVTMDIGRTHASAVLQQYVQNGGVVYNGRRG; encoded by the coding sequence ATGAAATTGGTCGTTAAGCTGGCACAACTCAACATTCAATATGGAACAGGGGGACCATTTGGGGCAGGAGTTTTCCGCATGGATACTCAAGAATTGGTCGCGCCAGGGGTGAATCTTGTTCTTTCGTCGAAAAGTTCAATTGCCCATGCTGAAATCGTCGCGATGATGATGGCACAGCAAATCGTTCGTTCCCATAATTTAGGGGCAATCGGGCTTCCCAGCCATGAGCTGGTTACCAGTTGCGAGCCCTGCAGTATGTGCTTGGGCGCGATTTCCTGGTCCGGTGTTCGACACATCGTCTGTGGCGCCAGAGGAAGCGACGCTGAAGCGGTTGGATTTGATGAAGGCCCCAAACCTGCGAATTGGATGATGGAACTTGAACAGAGGGGAATTGCGGTCACCATGGATATCGGGCGAACTCATGCCTCCGCAGTCTTACAACAATATGTTCAGAATGGCGGAGTAGTGTATAACGGTCGACGAGGCTAG
- a CDS encoding tRNA-binding protein — protein METISWDDFAKIELRVGRIVSAVRFPEAKKPAYILQVDFGKDIGMKKSSAQVTGLYKPEELVGRLVVGVVNFPSKQIGPLMSECLVTGFYTENGEVALCVPDKSVPLGTKLL, from the coding sequence GTGGAGACTATATCCTGGGATGATTTTGCAAAAATTGAACTCCGTGTCGGGCGCATTGTGAGTGCGGTGCGGTTCCCGGAAGCCAAAAAGCCTGCCTACATTCTCCAAGTTGATTTTGGGAAGGACATCGGCATGAAGAAATCGAGCGCTCAGGTCACGGGCCTTTACAAGCCGGAAGAGCTAGTGGGTAGGCTGGTTGTCGGCGTGGTGAATTTTCCAAGCAAACAAATCGGTCCGTTGATGTCGGAATGCCTGGTCACCGGATTTTATACTGAGAACGGGGAAGTGGCGTTGTGCGTTCCGGACAAATCGGTTCCTCTAGGCACAAAGTTGTTGTAG
- a CDS encoding type II toxin-antitoxin system RelE/ParE family toxin, whose amino-acid sequence MKIQIVDEAQQDLIQGFRFYENREPGLGSYFLDSLFSNVDSPLLYAGIHQVTYGYFRCLSKRFPFAIYYHVDEDLVRIHAVLDCRKDPLWVRSRLSKEN is encoded by the coding sequence GTGAAAATCCAGATCGTGGATGAAGCCCAGCAGGATTTAATCCAGGGCTTTCGTTTTTATGAAAATCGGGAACCTGGGCTTGGGTCTTATTTCTTAGACAGCCTGTTTTCCAATGTTGATTCCCCTCTGTTGTATGCCGGAATTCACCAGGTCACGTATGGTTATTTTCGGTGTTTGTCCAAACGTTTTCCCTTTGCCATTTACTATCACGTCGATGAAGATTTAGTGCGTATACATGCCGTGTTAGATTGCCGCAAGGATCCCTTATGGGTCAGAAGCCGGTTAAGCAAAGAGAATTAA
- a CDS encoding L,D-transpeptidase has protein sequence MAPDNRDLQLPRKTFETIRTTGSIVFWATVAWGVLMLPLLIVFASPFLNSDQSIPLTIPFLQTSQSLSQEGPPYDKPAHMPQTLSQEIESPPSQTHQTDSNRSPNLKSASTQAKISILVDISRHRLFVKEGDHILHEAIASTGRGNILADPRNPEKTWTFETPKGTFAIESKLEKPVWIRPDWAFIEQGDPVPDKMADRLKPGVLGRYALGFGNGYFIHGALYSNLLGQDVTHGCIQLHPKDLQFVFETVPLGTPIIII, from the coding sequence ATGGCTCCCGACAACCGAGATCTTCAGCTTCCCAGGAAGACTTTTGAAACGATCAGAACCACCGGTTCCATAGTTTTCTGGGCGACGGTAGCCTGGGGAGTCTTGATGCTTCCCTTGCTCATTGTCTTCGCTTCACCTTTCCTGAATTCTGACCAATCCATCCCGTTAACCATACCCTTCCTCCAGACTTCCCAGAGTCTATCCCAGGAAGGTCCTCCCTACGATAAGCCGGCACACATGCCCCAGACCCTTTCTCAAGAAATTGAATCCCCGCCCTCCCAAACACACCAAACGGACTCCAACCGCTCACCGAATCTAAAGTCCGCATCCACACAAGCAAAAATCTCCATCCTTGTGGATATTTCCCGACATCGGCTTTTCGTCAAGGAGGGCGATCACATTCTGCATGAGGCCATTGCTTCAACCGGCAGGGGAAATATCTTAGCGGATCCCAGAAATCCAGAAAAAACCTGGACGTTCGAAACTCCCAAGGGGACGTTTGCCATTGAAAGCAAGTTAGAAAAACCGGTATGGATTCGTCCCGATTGGGCCTTCATCGAACAAGGCGATCCGGTTCCTGACAAGATGGCCGATCGATTAAAACCGGGAGTGCTCGGGCGCTATGCGTTGGGTTTTGGCAATGGATATTTCATTCATGGTGCCTTGTATTCAAACTTATTAGGACAGGATGTCACCCACGGATGCATTCAACTGCATCCTAAAGATCTTCAATTTGTGTTTGAAACAGTCCCATTGGGCACCCCAATCATCATTATTTAA
- a CDS encoding periplasmic heavy metal sensor — protein MNHHPFSGSMEEDLMLSEEQKEAFHGLRLDYDKMVVKKTADVRTAEVDLATLLGKDEPDRQAIEEQVKTIGAIKEDMMMARIDSLLKLRGVLTKDQYGKFREILHQRMSQVEGHSPHGGL, from the coding sequence ATGAATCATCATCCTTTTTCCGGCTCAATGGAAGAAGATTTAATGTTGAGCGAAGAACAAAAAGAGGCTTTTCATGGGCTTCGACTTGATTACGATAAAATGGTCGTCAAAAAAACCGCTGATGTCCGAACGGCGGAAGTCGACCTTGCGACCCTGCTGGGGAAGGATGAGCCAGACCGTCAGGCGATTGAAGAGCAGGTTAAAACCATTGGAGCTATTAAAGAAGATATGATGATGGCGCGCATCGACTCCCTGCTGAAATTGAGAGGTGTATTGACTAAGGATCAATACGGAAAATTTAGAGAGATCTTGCATCAACGCATGAGTCAGGTAGAGGGACATTCCCCCCATGGTGGTTTGTAG